Genomic window (Juglans microcarpa x Juglans regia isolate MS1-56 chromosome 2S, Jm3101_v1.0, whole genome shotgun sequence):
CAGCAATGCAATGACCAATTGAGTGAGACCAGCAGTGGCGTGAGAGATTTAACACACCAAGGTGACACCTTTTCTCTGACATCAGAAAGCAACATTAGCTTGTGTTCTCATACTGATACAGAAGTCACAAGCACCAATCACTCTGATAAGATCAATGCCAACTTCTTCAAGCAGGATGGCAAGAATAAGGTAATTTGTGCATGCTCTTATTTACCCACACAAGTAATTCATTATCTGGTTAACAGGTTTTGTTTCTCTCATTTAGAATCCACCAGGGTCCAGCAAAGACAGGATCATGGTTAAACCTGCAATAGCTGCCCTAGAACAACCAAGCCCCGTGTTTGTTCTTGATGCTACCTTCAACAGAGACAAGTCACCATCTCCTGTGAAGAAGATATCAAAAGCCTTTAAAGGTGCGGTTCTTGTGGACAATTGCCTCATCTAGATCATTGATTAGTGCATTCataatgatgattaaaaaaatgataacataAGCAAGATAgttataaaaaggaaaacagcATCAATGTAACAAAGGCAGGTAGATTAGGATTACTGTTGGCTTGCCTTAGAGGCAAATTACACGGTTTCGAGTATATATTGCTATGCAAACAAGGCAAAAATATAACATGGTTTTTtgtataaacaaaaattatggcTTGGTTtccatattttatttcataatccACAAGCGCAAAATgtaaagcaaaataaaacaattaccATATTAGGAGTGCCAACACAGTCCACTCCTAATTACAATAAGAAATGAGAGGGGCAGAGAGAGTGTCAgtgagacagagacagagacagagagattgCTTTATTATAGGATGCAAGACTTGTTAATATACTGAATTCTCCTCAAAATTCTTGCTACAGATTACGAGGCTCGAGATCCTGAAGAAGGGGAATGGATTCCAGTAGATCTAGCTCAATTGCCACCGAGAACAAAGCCCTGTTTCAGTGCTGATGTCGATGATAAAAAATCAGAAAGCATCCACCATTTAGTTCAGAATATTCATCAAGAAAACACTACTGAAGAGGAAACCATCACTGATTACACTGCAGCACTCCATGAGAGCATGAATTCAAACCACAGATACATTTCAGAAATGTTGTTATCATTGGGTCTCCTTGGAGATCTTGACTCTGGCTCAACGACCATTCGGCTCCAAGCATCGGGCCAccacatcaattttaactcgtTCTTTGCATTGGAACAAACAAAGGCAAGTGCTGGGCTCTTGAATGATAAGCAAAGTGATGAAAGGATTTTTAATTTAGAACCCTCTGAGAAAATTCAAAGAGTACTCGAATGCGATACTGTTAATGAAATTCTTGTTCGAAAGTTGCTTTTAGGATGTCCTACTCCCCCACAGAAATGGTTATCACCAAATAAGATAGCAGCAAGAAATCCAAAAGGGCAGCAGCTTCTGGAAGAAATTTGTTCAGAGGTAGATCGGCTAAAGAATAATAACTTGAACAGAAGCCTAGTTGAGGAGTACGACAGCttgagcatcatatcagaagaTTTAACACATCGATCAATGAAATGGATAGATTTCCACTGTGAAATTCCTGGGTTAGTGTTGGATATTGAGTGGTTGATCTTTGAAGACTTAATAACTGAAAATGTAAACAGTCAGGGAGTTGGTCTGCAAGGCCAGTCTGGTGGGCCTTTCAGGAAGCTATTCTCAAgatagaacttttttttttaagtactcTCCATGTAGGAGTTTCGTAACATTGAAaagattctctctctcaatctctttctttctcacattttatatttatctggGTAGGGGTTTTGCTCTATACATCATCTCAGAAAACATTTCTGAGAAGACAGCTGCATAAATACTTTCCAAAACACAATCTAATAAAAACAAGCACAATCATGCATGAGTATGCAGGAACAAATTAGGCTATTTAGAACTTTATGACAAAGTTTGACTCCTTTGGAATGTTTATAAAATTCTGTATCTCCCATGCAATTATAAGAGCAAGATTTGAAACACAATTTTGATGTTCTTCGCCAACAAATTCAAAAGTGCAGGGCACCCAGATTTTTCTACTCACCAGTTTCATTGTTGAATATGAATGCGGAGAATTTGAAATGCTAACATTGTTAAGGATAAATCTATAACTAGATCAGTTCAGTAAAATATAAAACTGGTCTTGCTTTAGTGATTAAATTAGATGCTTTTAGATCAATTCCCAAAGACCTAATtattccattttatttattcCTGGCAGGTACTTTgttgaaattaaaagaaaacaaaagaaatggtCTTGTTTTAATTAGATGCTCAATATAATAACAAATAGCAAATTACAATGTTAATGTATATCTTTTAGAACTTTTCTCCAGTCATTGGAACTCAGGATGAAAGCATCAAATCCCAAGCACccaaacaccccccccccccccccccccccccccccccccccccccccccccaaaatgcCAACTACAGTTGAATTTATTATGCATAAGGTGTAAATCACATAATTGTATTTCTTGTTAATCAAGGAAAGCATTAAATCAATTACAAAAGCAATCCAACCAAAGCTGAACAAGTAGAGATACCCATTATCGATCTTAGTCTCATTTAAAAGCACAGAAGAACATGATATTTCCTTTTTTCTGATCTCCAgaataataactataattaaaaGGATATTCTAGAGTCAATTTATCGGGCCTGGTTCAAACATGCATTGCAGTGCTCAATCCAGGACAGCTTATGATAAAAGATGTACCATTTGGTATTCGATCAtaataagagaagaaaaagaatttcaTTTAGAAAGAATCAGTCACTGGGCCTACCATGGCTACAACATTCACATACCTCAAAAACTTTTTAATGTGGGAACATTTCTGCATGCGGTTTGTTGTATCCAATCTATAATGCCCTATGCAGAAAACATTATGCCCTTGACTACGATTACCCTGGAACCATCATTTGTCACGAGTCTCATAAACAAGTATAAAATTCTAATGAAACAAACCTAATTTACAAATGACCCAGTTCCTGTGTGTGTCCCATAGACTCTTTCAGAATTTTCTCGGCCCTCATCTTCTTGTCATCCTTCTCATTTTCCCTCCCAAACCATGGTGAAGTTACCTCAAAACTCTTTTTCTGAAGGCTTAAATCTTGCATTGTCCCTAAGGACTTCCTTCCAATACCGATCTTAAATTGTACAGCTGGCCTGCTGTTCAAAagaccctttttttctttttcttcagaaTCAAGTAATCTGCTCTCCATTGCTTCAATATCTGGAGCCAATGCCTCTAACACTGAGACGTGATTATCCCTGCCATGATTTTCCATACTAGGATTTCTCATGGTTGCTTCATTTAAAAGCTTCACTTTCGCTGGAAGAAGAACAGGAGACACCTCCTTTTCTCCGAATTGCAGAGGTGCAGCAAGAAACGGATTACTTCCAACTGCTTGTTTTGCTTTAGTAGCATCCCCATGGTTGACTGAGGAGGGTCCTTCCAATCCACTACAAGCTAACCGTTGATGTAAGTTCAACGAAGACCTTTCTACCTTTCTGTTGTGGCTTTCCTGGTCAATCTTAGCCGTGGGAGGTTCTGTACTTCTCTCAATCCTAGAAGATGATGGAGCATAAGTGCTGGGATCAGGAAAAGCAGGCAACCAAGCGGGTATATGCTCTCCTGGAGGCTCTTCCCCAATTTGTAAAAAACTTGGAGTTAGCTTCCGATCTTTAGCAACTGGAAACTGCGGAAGAGAATATGCAAATGGGATCTTTTCAGCTTCATCAACATACTGAACAAGTTCCTTAACAGTGCCTGAATTTGCAAGGCAATGCTCAATATCTGAAGCACCCAAAAACCCCTGTGCCAAGCCCAAATCTTCTAACCCTTGAATTATATCAAAAGCATTGCACTCCGTTCTACCTGAAAGATTGGCATAGAAATTTGCAGTCTTGCCGATGTCATAAATGTACCGAACAGCAACGTCAGACAGTGTTTCAAGAGCAGAGTGCTGAAAAGTCTGAAACCCCTGACTCTCACATATCTGTGCTACAGCAAGCCTTGCAGCCGCTCGGGCCAATTCATCTCCACCGGCTCTCTTCTGACGAGCTGGTTTTTCAGGCTCTCTTTCACTCTCCCGACCTCCATCGCTCATATTCAACACCACATATCACTTCATTCGATGTTGCAAATCTAAATGCACCATTCGCTGTTAT
Coding sequences:
- the LOC121252250 gene encoding transcription initiation factor TFIID subunit 8-like; this encodes MSDGGRESEREPEKPARQKRAGGDELARAAARLAVAQICESQGFQTFQHSALETLSDVAVRYIYDIGKTANFYANLSGRTECNAFDIIQGLEDLGLAQGFLGASDIEHCLANSGTVKELVQYVDEAEKIPFAYSLPQFPVAKDRKLTPSFLQIGEEPPGEHIPAWLPAFPDPSTYAPSSSRIERSTEPPTAKIDQESHNRKVERSSLNLHQRLACSGLEGPSSVNHGDATKAKQAVGSNPFLAAPLQFGEKEVSPVLLPAKVKLLNEATMRNPSMENHGRDNHVSVLEALAPDIEAMESRLLDSEEKEKKGLLNSRPAVQFKIGIGRKSLGTMQDLSLQKKSFEVTSPWFGRENEKDDKKMRAEKILKESMGHTQELGHL